One window of the Anguilla rostrata isolate EN2019 chromosome 13, ASM1855537v3, whole genome shotgun sequence genome contains the following:
- the LOC135238083 gene encoding sodium- and chloride-dependent taurine transporter-like isoform X2 → MAQKEKLQCLKDFHKDTLKPSPGKSPGTRPEDEAEGKPPQREKWASKLDFVLSVAGGFVGLGNVWRFPYLCYKNGGGAFLIPYFIFLFGGGLPVFFLEVALGQFTSEGGITCWEKLCPIFTGIGYASIVIVSLLNVYYIVILAWGLYYLFQCFQPELPWAKCKQSWNTASCVEDTFRKNKTLWAAANVTNFTSPVTEFWERNVLSISSGIEEIGELKWDLALCLLGVWVICFFCIWKGVKSTGKVVYITATFPFIMLIILLIRGVTLPGASAGIKFYLYPDLSRLKDPEVWIDAGTQIFFSYAICLGAMTSLGSYNKYKYNCYRDCLLLGGLNSGTSFVSGFAIFSVLGFMAQEQGVDIADVAESGPGLAFIAYPKAVSMMPLPTFWAVLFFIMLLLLGLDSQFVEVEGQITSLVDLYPSFLRKGYRREIFIAIVCVMSYLLGLTMVTQGGMYVFQLFDYYAASGVCLLWVAFFECIAVAWVYGVDNFYDAIEDMIGYRPNPWMKWSWAVITPVLCLGCFIFSLVKYKPLTYNKLYEYPDWSIGVGWTLALASMICIPMVVVIKIIQSDGPLIERIKAVAAPVRGGASSRPPGHRPKGSELTYPLDPNGNNGFKKPSHTIVETMM, encoded by the exons ATGGCGCAGAAGGAGAAGCTCCAGTGCCTGAAGGATTTCCACAAGGACACGCTGAAGCCGTCGCCGGGGAAGAGCCCGGGCACGCGGCCCGAGGACGAGGCGGAGGGCAAGCCGCCGCAGCGGGAGAAGTGGGCCAGCAAGCTGGACTTCGTCCTGTCGGTCGCCGGCGGCTTCGTGGGTTTAGGGAACGTCTGGCGCTTCCCGTACCTCTGCTACAAGAATGGCGGAG GAGCATTTCTCATTCCCTACTTCATCTTCCTGTTTGGTGGAGGCCTGCCCGTCTTTTTCCTGGAGGTGGCCCTCGGGCAGTTCACCTCCGAAGGTGGAATCACCTGCTGGGAAAAGCTTTGCCCCATCTTTACCG GTATCGGCTACGCTTCGATCGTGATCGTCTCGCTCCTGAACGTGTACTACATCGTCATCCTGGCCTGGGGGCTATACTACCTGTTCCAGTGCTTTCAGCCTGAGCTGCCCTGGGCCAAATGCAAGCAGTCCTGGAACACCGCCAGCTGCGTGGAGGACACCTTCCGCAAGAACAAGACCCTCTGGGCCGCCGCCAACGTCACCAACTTCACCTCCCCCGTCACCGAGTTCTGGGA ACGCAACGTCCTCAGCATCTCCAGCGGCATCGAGGAGATCGGGGAGCTCAAGTGGGACCTGGCCCTTTGCCTCCTGGGCGTCTGGGTCATCTGCTTCTTCTGCATCTGGAAGGGGGTCAAGTCCACGGGGAAG GTGGTCTACATCACCGCCACGTTCCCCTTCATCATGCTGATCATCCTGCTGATCCGCGGAGTCACTCTGCCCGGTGCATCCGCAGGGATCAAGTTCTATCTCTACCCAGATCTGAGCCGTCTCAAAGACCCTGAG GTTTGGATAGATGCAGGCACTCAGATTTTCTTCTCGTATGCAATCTGTCTGGGGGCAATGACATCACTGGGGAGctacaacaaatacaaatacaactgCTACAG GGACTGTTTGCTGCTGGGAGGCCTGAACAGCGGTACCAGCTTTGTGTCTGGCTTCGCAATATTTTCCGTCCTGGGCTTCATGGCACAAGAGCAAGGGGTGGACATTGCCGATGTGGCAGAGTCAG GTCCCGGCCTAGCCTTCATTGCCTACCCCAAGGCCGTGTCCATGATGCCTCTGCCCACCTTCTGGGCCGTTCTGTTTTTCATCATGCTTCTGCTTTTGGGGCTCGACAGTCAG TTTGTCGAAGTGGAAGGACAGATCACCTCCCTGGTTGATCTGTACCCGTCCTTCCTAAGGAAGGGATATCGGCGGGAAATCTTTATCGCTATCGTGTGTGTCATGAGCTATCTTCTGGGACTTACCATGGTTACTCAA GGTGGCATGTATGTGTTTCAACTCTTTGACTACTATGCAGCCAGTGGTGTTTGCCTTTTGTGGGTTGCATTCTTTGAATGTATTGCTGTAGCCTGGGTTTATG GCGTTGATAATTTCTATGATGCGATTGAAGACATGATTGGCTACAGACCAAATCCCTGGATGAAATGGAGCTGGGCTGTAATCACCCCTGTTCTTTGTTTG GGTTGTTTTATCTTCTCCTTGGTCAAATACAAACCATTGACGTACAACAAGCTTTATGAGTACCCTGACTGGTCCATCGGTGTTGGCTGGACTCTGGCCCTGGCTTCCATGATTTGTATCCCAATGGTGGTGGTCATTAAGATTATACAGTCGGACGGGCCTCTGATTGAA CGGATCAAGGCGGTGGCTGCtccggtgagggggggggcaagttCCCGGCCCCCGGGGCACCGGCCCAAGGGCAGCGAGCTGACGTACCCCCTGGACCCCAACGGGAACAACGGCTTCAAAAAGCCCAGCCACACTATTGTGGAAACGATGATGTGA
- the LOC135238083 gene encoding sodium- and chloride-dependent taurine transporter-like isoform X1, with translation MKDIMAQKEKLQCLKDFHKDTLKPSPGKSPGTRPEDEAEGKPPQREKWASKLDFVLSVAGGFVGLGNVWRFPYLCYKNGGGAFLIPYFIFLFGGGLPVFFLEVALGQFTSEGGITCWEKLCPIFTGIGYASIVIVSLLNVYYIVILAWGLYYLFQCFQPELPWAKCKQSWNTASCVEDTFRKNKTLWAAANVTNFTSPVTEFWERNVLSISSGIEEIGELKWDLALCLLGVWVICFFCIWKGVKSTGKVVYITATFPFIMLIILLIRGVTLPGASAGIKFYLYPDLSRLKDPEVWIDAGTQIFFSYAICLGAMTSLGSYNKYKYNCYRDCLLLGGLNSGTSFVSGFAIFSVLGFMAQEQGVDIADVAESGPGLAFIAYPKAVSMMPLPTFWAVLFFIMLLLLGLDSQFVEVEGQITSLVDLYPSFLRKGYRREIFIAIVCVMSYLLGLTMVTQGGMYVFQLFDYYAASGVCLLWVAFFECIAVAWVYGVDNFYDAIEDMIGYRPNPWMKWSWAVITPVLCLGCFIFSLVKYKPLTYNKLYEYPDWSIGVGWTLALASMICIPMVVVIKIIQSDGPLIERIKAVAAPVRGGASSRPPGHRPKGSELTYPLDPNGNNGFKKPSHTIVETMM, from the exons ATGAAGGACAT CATGGCGCAGAAGGAGAAGCTCCAGTGCCTGAAGGATTTCCACAAGGACACGCTGAAGCCGTCGCCGGGGAAGAGCCCGGGCACGCGGCCCGAGGACGAGGCGGAGGGCAAGCCGCCGCAGCGGGAGAAGTGGGCCAGCAAGCTGGACTTCGTCCTGTCGGTCGCCGGCGGCTTCGTGGGTTTAGGGAACGTCTGGCGCTTCCCGTACCTCTGCTACAAGAATGGCGGAG GAGCATTTCTCATTCCCTACTTCATCTTCCTGTTTGGTGGAGGCCTGCCCGTCTTTTTCCTGGAGGTGGCCCTCGGGCAGTTCACCTCCGAAGGTGGAATCACCTGCTGGGAAAAGCTTTGCCCCATCTTTACCG GTATCGGCTACGCTTCGATCGTGATCGTCTCGCTCCTGAACGTGTACTACATCGTCATCCTGGCCTGGGGGCTATACTACCTGTTCCAGTGCTTTCAGCCTGAGCTGCCCTGGGCCAAATGCAAGCAGTCCTGGAACACCGCCAGCTGCGTGGAGGACACCTTCCGCAAGAACAAGACCCTCTGGGCCGCCGCCAACGTCACCAACTTCACCTCCCCCGTCACCGAGTTCTGGGA ACGCAACGTCCTCAGCATCTCCAGCGGCATCGAGGAGATCGGGGAGCTCAAGTGGGACCTGGCCCTTTGCCTCCTGGGCGTCTGGGTCATCTGCTTCTTCTGCATCTGGAAGGGGGTCAAGTCCACGGGGAAG GTGGTCTACATCACCGCCACGTTCCCCTTCATCATGCTGATCATCCTGCTGATCCGCGGAGTCACTCTGCCCGGTGCATCCGCAGGGATCAAGTTCTATCTCTACCCAGATCTGAGCCGTCTCAAAGACCCTGAG GTTTGGATAGATGCAGGCACTCAGATTTTCTTCTCGTATGCAATCTGTCTGGGGGCAATGACATCACTGGGGAGctacaacaaatacaaatacaactgCTACAG GGACTGTTTGCTGCTGGGAGGCCTGAACAGCGGTACCAGCTTTGTGTCTGGCTTCGCAATATTTTCCGTCCTGGGCTTCATGGCACAAGAGCAAGGGGTGGACATTGCCGATGTGGCAGAGTCAG GTCCCGGCCTAGCCTTCATTGCCTACCCCAAGGCCGTGTCCATGATGCCTCTGCCCACCTTCTGGGCCGTTCTGTTTTTCATCATGCTTCTGCTTTTGGGGCTCGACAGTCAG TTTGTCGAAGTGGAAGGACAGATCACCTCCCTGGTTGATCTGTACCCGTCCTTCCTAAGGAAGGGATATCGGCGGGAAATCTTTATCGCTATCGTGTGTGTCATGAGCTATCTTCTGGGACTTACCATGGTTACTCAA GGTGGCATGTATGTGTTTCAACTCTTTGACTACTATGCAGCCAGTGGTGTTTGCCTTTTGTGGGTTGCATTCTTTGAATGTATTGCTGTAGCCTGGGTTTATG GCGTTGATAATTTCTATGATGCGATTGAAGACATGATTGGCTACAGACCAAATCCCTGGATGAAATGGAGCTGGGCTGTAATCACCCCTGTTCTTTGTTTG GGTTGTTTTATCTTCTCCTTGGTCAAATACAAACCATTGACGTACAACAAGCTTTATGAGTACCCTGACTGGTCCATCGGTGTTGGCTGGACTCTGGCCCTGGCTTCCATGATTTGTATCCCAATGGTGGTGGTCATTAAGATTATACAGTCGGACGGGCCTCTGATTGAA CGGATCAAGGCGGTGGCTGCtccggtgagggggggggcaagttCCCGGCCCCCGGGGCACCGGCCCAAGGGCAGCGAGCTGACGTACCCCCTGGACCCCAACGGGAACAACGGCTTCAAAAAGCCCAGCCACACTATTGTGGAAACGATGATGTGA